In Exiguobacterium sibiricum 7-3, a genomic segment contains:
- a CDS encoding LCP family protein — protein sequence MKSRLRKRRPWIGWRVISALLLACILIVSATTGYAFLKLQHTADGFITPLKGQKKLPLEVMQPVNVLLIGVDERKNDPGRADAIMLLSFNPKTQKATSLSIPRDMQVTLADGAKTKINHTYAYGGVEETIETVEQTFDVKIPYYAKINMEGLIELVDAVGGVTVDNPSAFSWNDRRLQKNYAEGKIKLTGLEASGYARMRKQDPLGDMGRQIRQRQVLEAVGMKLAGPDILTNLEEVSRVLKNNFSTNITFSEASQLAQENQTGFERLKPLKLEGEGYIASDGVWYFFASDHSMQVTKQAINEVTDRQSK from the coding sequence GTGAAATCACGTTTGCGAAAGAGGCGACCTTGGATCGGGTGGCGCGTAATCAGTGCATTGTTATTAGCATGCATCTTGATTGTCAGCGCTACGACCGGGTATGCTTTTTTAAAATTACAGCATACGGCGGACGGTTTCATTACTCCGCTAAAAGGGCAAAAAAAGCTCCCGCTTGAAGTGATGCAACCGGTCAATGTCTTATTGATTGGTGTTGATGAACGAAAAAACGACCCGGGGCGGGCAGATGCCATCATGTTATTGTCGTTTAACCCGAAAACACAAAAAGCGACCTCACTGTCAATTCCGCGTGATATGCAGGTGACACTTGCAGATGGTGCAAAGACCAAAATCAATCATACCTATGCCTATGGTGGGGTGGAAGAGACGATTGAGACCGTCGAACAGACATTCGATGTCAAGATTCCGTATTATGCCAAAATCAATATGGAAGGTCTGATTGAGCTGGTGGATGCCGTTGGTGGAGTGACCGTTGATAATCCGTCCGCTTTTAGTTGGAACGACCGGCGTTTACAAAAAAACTATGCCGAAGGAAAGATCAAACTGACCGGACTCGAGGCGAGCGGTTATGCACGTATGCGGAAACAAGATCCGCTTGGCGACATGGGGCGGCAAATCCGTCAACGGCAGGTACTCGAAGCTGTTGGTATGAAGCTTGCCGGACCCGATATTTTGACAAACTTAGAAGAAGTCAGTCGGGTCTTGAAAAACAACTTTAGTACAAATATCACGTTTTCCGAAGCATCCCAACTCGCACAAGAAAATCAGACAGGATTCGAGCGTTTAAAACCGTTAAAACTCGAAGGCGAAGGATATATCGCAAGTGACGGTGTCTGGTACTTTTTTGCTTCGGATCACTCGATGCAAGTCACGAAGCAGGCAATCAATGAAGTGACGGATCGTCAATCAAAATGA
- a CDS encoding DHHW family protein: MAQPIEKNQKQPQPGTTFEKKMMWLTIISFFVILLTIGIGTILRDDRVSSQLENRTLAQSVQPTMQGVASGEDMLKMESYFADQLLLRGTLVEMQARLSKNLFQQPFRNGIYTAKNGYMIEPSQAAQPVIPSAFQQFTKDVDRPVYFALAPSKTVIAERDGIIPDYVASNAEQRYKTMQAGFMKAGITSIPLDTLKLTDYFKTDHHWNIDGAYQAYDEIIRTVGKTEPTLKKVAMDPQAKRSSEHPYFGSLARKTTLAYASAGDKIEYYDANQFNGIDVCYDNVCGQPLIDEQFIKEEGDYADRYEVFMRGNHGILSMSSKTKGPKLLVLKDSFANPVLPFLANSANLEVVDIRYVNKDFDASEFAKQKNVDAIVFLHNANIAGLMKTYQQKL, encoded by the coding sequence GTGGCGCAACCTATTGAAAAGAATCAGAAACAGCCACAACCGGGAACTACATTTGAGAAAAAGATGATGTGGCTGACGATCATCAGTTTTTTTGTCATTTTGCTGACGATCGGAATTGGAACGATTCTTCGCGACGACCGTGTCAGTTCCCAACTTGAAAATCGAACACTTGCACAATCCGTTCAACCGACTATGCAAGGAGTGGCTTCCGGTGAGGATATGCTGAAGATGGAAAGCTATTTTGCGGATCAGTTGTTGTTACGTGGTACTCTCGTTGAAATGCAGGCACGTCTATCGAAAAATCTTTTTCAACAGCCGTTTCGAAATGGGATCTACACTGCTAAAAACGGCTATATGATTGAACCGAGTCAAGCGGCACAACCGGTCATTCCGAGTGCTTTTCAACAGTTCACGAAAGATGTTGATCGGCCGGTCTACTTCGCACTTGCACCATCCAAGACCGTTATTGCGGAACGGGATGGAATCATTCCGGACTATGTCGCCTCAAACGCTGAGCAACGGTACAAGACGATGCAAGCCGGCTTTATGAAAGCAGGAATTACATCGATTCCCCTTGATACGTTAAAGCTGACGGATTACTTTAAGACAGACCATCACTGGAACATAGATGGTGCCTATCAAGCGTATGACGAGATCATTCGCACGGTTGGAAAAACAGAGCCGACCTTAAAAAAAGTCGCAATGGATCCTCAGGCAAAACGGTCATCGGAACATCCGTATTTTGGTTCACTCGCCCGTAAGACAACGCTTGCGTATGCGAGTGCAGGAGACAAGATTGAATACTACGATGCCAATCAATTTAACGGCATTGATGTCTGTTACGACAACGTATGTGGTCAACCGCTGATTGATGAGCAATTCATTAAAGAAGAGGGGGATTATGCTGATCGTTATGAAGTGTTCATGCGTGGTAACCATGGCATTTTATCAATGTCATCGAAGACGAAAGGACCAAAGCTGCTTGTCCTCAAAGACTCGTTTGCGAATCCCGTCCTTCCGTTTCTCGCGAACAGTGCCAATCTTGAGGTCGTCGATATCCGCTATGTCAACAAAGATTTTGATGCCTCTGAATTTGCGAAGCAAAAAAACGTTGATGCCATCGTCTTTTTACACAATGCGAATATCGCCGGATTAATGAAGACGTATCAGCAGAAATTATAG
- a CDS encoding MBOAT family O-acyltransferase, with protein MLFSSTIFLFLFLPTVLIVYYLLPRSFRNGWLLVASLFFYAFGEPRFALLMLLSVGINYFFALFVDVYRHRIGVKWIMFSMIAVNLGLLGWFKYSGFFVQSVNKTFHADFFVPEIVLPLGISFYTFHAMSYVIDIYKEKEAVQKNPLDLALYIAFFPQLVAGPIVRYNTIASQIESRQETVSDFSKGVRRFIIGLSKKLILANGCGQVADAIFDMKDLSMGLAWIGIIAYALQIYFDFSGYSDMAIGLALMFGFHFLENFNYPYISKSVSEFWRRWHISLGSWFRDYVYIPLGGNRVSPWRQYRNLGIVWMLTGLWHGASWTFVAWGVYYGIWIMLEKAFLGKLLARVPVLATVWTLVLVLVGWVFFRSETFPEAITYIQAMFMPDVLWDDRASYQLVQNGVILALACLAATPIPKWIGERFVQSSGKIGQTLQYGYAMVLLFLATSALVASTFNPFIYFRF; from the coding sequence ATGTTATTTAGTTCAACGATTTTTCTATTTTTATTTCTGCCGACGGTACTGATTGTCTATTATCTTTTGCCGAGAAGCTTTCGAAATGGCTGGCTCCTCGTAGCAAGCCTTTTCTTTTATGCGTTTGGTGAACCGCGATTTGCATTATTGATGCTGTTAAGTGTCGGCATCAATTATTTCTTTGCATTATTCGTAGACGTCTACCGTCACCGTATCGGTGTGAAGTGGATCATGTTCAGCATGATTGCTGTCAATTTAGGATTACTGGGCTGGTTCAAGTACAGCGGTTTTTTTGTTCAGTCTGTCAATAAGACGTTTCATGCCGATTTTTTTGTTCCGGAAATCGTTTTACCGCTCGGAATTTCCTTCTATACATTTCACGCGATGAGTTATGTCATCGATATTTACAAGGAAAAGGAAGCCGTGCAAAAAAATCCGCTTGATTTAGCATTGTATATCGCCTTTTTCCCGCAACTGGTCGCAGGACCGATCGTCCGCTACAACACGATTGCGAGTCAGATTGAATCCCGTCAAGAAACCGTGTCGGACTTCTCGAAAGGGGTCCGCCGATTCATCATCGGATTATCAAAAAAGTTGATTTTAGCAAATGGCTGCGGTCAAGTAGCAGATGCCATTTTTGACATGAAGGATTTATCAATGGGGCTCGCATGGATTGGGATCATTGCTTACGCCCTGCAGATCTATTTTGATTTTTCCGGATACAGTGACATGGCAATCGGACTTGCGTTAATGTTCGGCTTTCATTTTCTTGAAAACTTCAACTATCCGTACATTTCGAAATCAGTGTCTGAATTTTGGCGTCGCTGGCACATTTCACTTGGGTCATGGTTTCGGGATTATGTCTACATTCCGCTTGGAGGGAACCGGGTTTCACCCTGGAGACAATACCGGAACCTTGGAATCGTCTGGATGTTGACCGGACTTTGGCATGGAGCGAGCTGGACGTTCGTTGCCTGGGGCGTCTATTACGGGATTTGGATCATGCTTGAAAAAGCATTTCTCGGGAAATTATTGGCGCGAGTCCCGGTACTGGCAACGGTCTGGACACTCGTATTGGTTCTGGTCGGTTGGGTCTTTTTCAGATCGGAAACGTTCCCGGAAGCCATCACGTATATTCAAGCAATGTTTATGCCGGACGTACTTTGGGATGACCGTGCGAGTTATCAACTTGTCCAAAACGGTGTCATCTTAGCACTTGCATGTCTTGCCGCAACACCAATTCCAAAATGGATTGGAGAACGATTTGTCCAGTCATCGGGCAAAATCGGACAGACGTTGCAATATGGGTATGCGATGGTTTTGTTGTTCCTCGCGACATCTGCGCTGGTTGCAAGTACATTCAATCCCTTCATTTATTTCCGTTTTTAG
- the wecB gene encoding non-hydrolyzing UDP-N-acetylglucosamine 2-epimerase, which translates to MERMKRVMLVFGTRPEAIKMAPVVKALEKREGVEPIVVVTAQHREMLDQVLELFQIVPDHDLDLMRPRQTLEEMTARILNAMRRVLEKEQPDLVLVHGDTTTTFAASLAAFYQQIPVGHVEAGLRTYQKYAPFPEEMNRQLTGVLADYHFAPTDQAAENLRLENKQSPIIVTGNTVIDALKTTVSADYTHPVLKSLAASGRKLILLTVHRRENHLQLPQIFDAIERLADSHPDIEIIYPVHPNPVVLEAAEQLKNHPRIQLIEPLDVFDFHNLAARATLILTDSGGIQEEAPSLGVPVLVLRETTERPEGVEAGTLKLVGTDPERIYTAGHQLLTDPIAYEAMAQAANPYGDGHAAERIVDAILSEVPV; encoded by the coding sequence ATGGAACGAATGAAACGAGTCATGTTAGTGTTCGGAACGAGACCGGAAGCAATCAAGATGGCACCTGTCGTCAAAGCATTGGAGAAACGAGAAGGAGTCGAACCGATTGTCGTCGTGACGGCACAACACCGGGAGATGCTGGATCAAGTCCTTGAACTGTTCCAAATCGTTCCGGATCATGATTTAGATTTGATGCGTCCACGCCAGACACTCGAAGAGATGACAGCACGAATTTTAAATGCGATGCGCCGTGTCCTGGAAAAAGAGCAACCGGATTTGGTGTTGGTCCATGGGGATACGACAACGACATTCGCCGCCTCGCTGGCCGCTTTTTACCAACAGATTCCGGTTGGGCATGTCGAAGCCGGTTTACGGACGTATCAGAAGTATGCCCCATTCCCGGAAGAGATGAATCGTCAATTGACAGGTGTACTCGCTGATTACCATTTTGCTCCGACGGATCAGGCAGCGGAAAATTTACGCTTGGAAAACAAACAAAGTCCGATCATCGTGACAGGAAATACGGTCATCGACGCTTTAAAAACAACGGTTTCTGCTGATTACACGCATCCCGTTTTGAAAAGTCTTGCAGCAAGTGGCCGTAAGCTGATTCTGTTGACCGTTCACCGCCGGGAAAATCATCTGCAATTACCACAGATTTTTGATGCGATTGAACGATTGGCAGACAGTCATCCGGATATCGAAATCATCTATCCGGTCCATCCGAATCCGGTTGTACTTGAAGCGGCCGAACAATTGAAGAATCATCCGCGCATTCAATTGATTGAGCCACTCGATGTATTCGATTTTCATAACCTGGCAGCCCGGGCGACGTTGATCTTGACCGATTCTGGTGGCATTCAAGAAGAAGCCCCTTCGTTAGGTGTTCCGGTTCTCGTATTACGTGAGACGACGGAACGTCCGGAAGGTGTGGAAGCCGGTACATTGAAGCTCGTCGGAACAGATCCAGAACGTATTTATACAGCCGGTCATCAATTGCTGACAGATCCGATTGCGTACGAAGCGATGGCACAAGCTGCGAATCCCTATGGAGACGGGCATGCGGCCGAGCGGATTGTCGATGCCATTTTAAGTGAGGTACCGGTATGA
- a CDS encoding ABC transporter ATP-binding protein: MSHVVFENVSKRYVLYSRPIDKLKEVLFGKVSGKPFYALKNVSFSVKQGEIVGVVGINGSGKSTLSHLLANVTPPTYGRVTLGGKSALIAISSGLNNQLTGRDNIELKGLMMGLNKKQIQAITPEILEFADIGDFIDQAVKTYSSGMRARLGFAISININPDILIIDEALSVGDQTFTEKCLDKMREFRDQGKTIFFVSHSLNQVKSFCTKVLWLEYGEVRMFGPTAETMAEYNKYLYWYKQLTKKQAAHYVTKKRTGRSDEIERSERGETIELSS; encoded by the coding sequence ATGAGTCACGTCGTATTTGAAAATGTTTCAAAACGTTACGTCTTATATTCACGCCCGATCGATAAATTAAAAGAAGTGTTGTTCGGTAAAGTCAGCGGGAAACCATTTTATGCCTTAAAAAACGTCTCGTTTTCCGTCAAGCAAGGTGAAATTGTCGGAGTGGTCGGAATTAACGGGAGTGGTAAATCAACATTGTCTCACCTGCTTGCGAACGTCACGCCGCCGACATACGGTCGGGTGACACTTGGTGGGAAATCAGCATTGATCGCGATTTCGAGTGGTCTGAACAACCAATTGACCGGGCGGGACAACATCGAACTTAAAGGATTGATGATGGGATTGAATAAAAAACAGATTCAAGCCATCACACCGGAAATTCTCGAGTTCGCAGATATTGGGGACTTCATCGATCAGGCGGTCAAAACTTACTCGAGCGGTATGCGGGCGCGGCTTGGTTTTGCGATCTCGATTAACATCAATCCGGACATCTTGATTATCGATGAAGCCTTGTCAGTCGGTGACCAGACGTTTACGGAAAAATGTCTGGATAAGATGCGGGAGTTTCGTGACCAAGGAAAAACAATCTTTTTTGTCAGCCATTCCTTAAATCAAGTCAAAAGTTTTTGTACGAAAGTCCTTTGGCTCGAGTATGGAGAAGTCCGGATGTTTGGACCGACAGCGGAAACGATGGCGGAGTATAATAAGTACCTTTACTGGTACAAGCAACTTACGAAAAAACAAGCGGCACATTATGTTACGAAAAAACGAACAGGACGAAGTGATGAGATCGAGCGTTCCGAACGCGGTGAAACGATCGAATTGTCGTCATGA
- a CDS encoding ABC transporter permease, which produces MNGISTIGKELKDHFYLIFRLSLYETKSLYSMQYLGWFWEIMTPLLQIGVYWVVFGFGIRGGHPVDGIPFVFWLVSGLIAWFFIGSTIPSGSRSIYGRVALVSKMHFPLSTIPAYVILAQFYRHLAMIALTIILGMAFGYFPGWHTFELFYIVPAGVIFLYAVSLLLSALATMIRDVQNMVTSAIRMLMYLTPIMWIPPEHSLFKTLLMINPLVYLIEGYRSALIGTGYLLDHVWYGLYFWTVTSVLLVVGATVHLRFRRYFIDYV; this is translated from the coding sequence ATGAACGGGATTAGTACAATCGGGAAAGAGTTGAAAGATCATTTTTATCTGATCTTTCGTCTTTCACTTTATGAGACAAAAAGTCTATACAGCATGCAATATCTCGGTTGGTTTTGGGAAATCATGACGCCGCTCCTACAAATTGGCGTTTACTGGGTTGTCTTTGGTTTCGGGATTCGCGGCGGACATCCCGTTGACGGAATTCCATTTGTCTTTTGGTTGGTCAGTGGATTGATTGCCTGGTTTTTCATCGGTAGTACGATTCCGAGTGGTTCACGTTCGATTTACGGTCGGGTCGCCTTAGTCTCGAAGATGCACTTTCCGCTTAGTACAATCCCGGCGTATGTCATCTTGGCGCAGTTCTATCGCCATCTTGCCATGATTGCCTTGACGATTATTCTCGGTATGGCATTCGGCTATTTTCCGGGCTGGCATACGTTTGAATTGTTCTATATTGTTCCCGCAGGTGTCATTTTCCTGTATGCCGTCTCGCTGTTGTTATCGGCACTGGCGACAATGATTCGCGATGTCCAAAACATGGTGACGTCTGCAATCCGGATGTTGATGTACTTGACGCCCATCATGTGGATACCACCGGAACACAGTCTGTTTAAGACGTTGTTGATGATTAATCCTCTCGTCTATTTGATTGAAGGATACCGCTCGGCACTGATCGGAACCGGTTATTTACTCGATCATGTCTGGTACGGTCTCTACTTTTGGACGGTGACATCTGTGCTGTTGGTAGTCGGAGCAACGGTCCATCTGAGATTCCGCCGGTACTTCATTGATTACGTCTAG
- a CDS encoding nucleotide sugar dehydrogenase: MKLCTIGLGYIGLPSSAMFADHGTDVVGVDIDPRIVKMLNAGDIHIEEPGLEEVIKRVVANGKFRATLTPEPADVFLIAVPTPNLNDTYKSCDLKYVIAAVRNMLPHVQKGNVIIVESTIAPRTMDDHVRPLIEAAGFVIGKDVFVVHCPERVLPGQILHELIHNNRIVGGLTPACADAGATVYETFVQGEIVKTDAKTAEMSKLMENTFRDVNIALANELTQVCHKLEINVLDVIEMANMHPRVNLHHPGPGVGGHCLAVDPYFIVAKAPSLARIIHTARETNVNMPHFVAEQAERLVSSRVQPKIAVFGVTYKGNVDDMRESPAVDVIEQLIDRGLDVAVCDPHVERSISSRFDLVDEIEAIQGADLALVLVDHDEFKRFDSRRLANQMRTPLLFDTKGIVQPLEDVTVLNFGNLHTHQTTEVDAKAI, from the coding sequence ATGAAACTTTGTACAATCGGACTCGGATATATTGGATTACCTTCTTCAGCCATGTTTGCAGATCACGGAACGGACGTCGTCGGGGTAGATATTGACCCGCGCATCGTCAAGATGTTGAATGCGGGAGATATTCACATCGAAGAGCCGGGACTTGAGGAAGTTATCAAACGTGTCGTCGCAAACGGAAAATTTCGGGCGACATTGACACCGGAACCGGCAGATGTCTTTTTGATTGCCGTACCGACACCAAATTTAAATGACACATACAAGTCGTGTGACTTGAAGTACGTGATAGCAGCAGTTCGGAACATGTTGCCGCACGTTCAAAAAGGAAATGTCATCATCGTTGAATCGACGATCGCGCCAAGGACGATGGATGATCATGTCCGTCCGTTGATTGAAGCAGCCGGTTTCGTCATCGGGAAAGACGTCTTCGTCGTTCATTGTCCGGAACGTGTACTTCCGGGACAAATCCTCCATGAACTCATTCACAACAACCGAATTGTCGGCGGCTTGACGCCGGCATGTGCGGATGCCGGAGCAACGGTCTACGAGACGTTTGTCCAAGGTGAAATCGTCAAGACGGATGCAAAGACGGCAGAAATGTCGAAGCTGATGGAAAATACGTTCCGCGATGTCAACATCGCGTTAGCCAACGAACTGACGCAAGTCTGCCATAAGCTCGAAATCAATGTGCTGGACGTGATTGAGATGGCGAACATGCATCCACGTGTCAACTTGCATCATCCGGGACCGGGCGTCGGGGGACACTGCCTGGCAGTCGACCCTTACTTCATTGTCGCCAAAGCCCCATCCCTTGCACGGATCATCCATACGGCGCGGGAAACGAATGTCAACATGCCACACTTCGTCGCAGAGCAGGCAGAGCGCCTTGTTTCTTCGCGTGTTCAGCCGAAAATTGCTGTCTTTGGCGTCACGTATAAAGGAAATGTTGATGATATGCGGGAGAGCCCAGCTGTTGATGTGATTGAACAATTGATTGACCGTGGACTGGATGTCGCAGTTTGCGATCCGCATGTCGAACGTTCGATTTCTTCACGCTTTGACCTGGTCGATGAGATTGAAGCCATTCAAGGAGCGGATCTTGCCCTTGTCTTAGTCGACCATGATGAGTTCAAACGTTTTGACTCACGCCGTCTCGCCAACCAGATGCGGACACCGCTCTTATTTGATACGAAAGGAATCGTCCAGCCGCTTGAAGATGTCACAGTCCTGAACTTCGGTAACCTGCATACGCATCAAACGACGGAAGTGGACGCAAAAGCAATATGA
- a CDS encoding glycosyltransferase, with product MRRVGMFVWNTFTNDARVLRECTALAEAGNHVDLYCLNDGTLPAMEYHPGGFRIIRIERTPPFETILRRLKKRNPVTLLAGAGLFLFIPWLIPIVVILYVLQKSRFIRYALYNSFGIVRMTRAARKRNYDIMHANDLNTLPQAILAAKGAKIVYDSHEVQTDRTGYGRGQGGLERHLLRFVDRTMVENETRADYHEALYGERPAVLHNYPFYQETVPEARPLHEELGIEEKEPILLYQGGIQEGRGLERLIAAMPLIRNGTLLFIGDGKIKSELQRLASQSSERERIYFIDKVPLDQLPSYTAAATVGFQVLQNVCFNHYSASSNKLFEYMSALVPVVAADLPEIRRVVEAEAVGLLVDVESPQAIAAAVNQIVEEDGLRQAMKERTKQARQKYNWDKEKDRLLTVYHELMK from the coding sequence ATGAGACGGGTCGGGATGTTTGTTTGGAATACGTTTACGAATGATGCACGTGTTTTACGGGAGTGTACAGCGCTCGCGGAAGCAGGGAATCACGTCGATTTATATTGCCTCAATGATGGCACATTACCAGCAATGGAGTATCATCCGGGCGGCTTTCGAATCATCCGAATTGAACGGACACCTCCTTTTGAAACAATCCTTCGTCGTCTGAAGAAGCGTAACCCGGTTACGCTTCTGGCTGGCGCAGGATTGTTCTTGTTCATTCCCTGGCTGATTCCGATTGTAGTGATTCTGTACGTGTTGCAGAAAAGTCGGTTTATCCGCTATGCGCTTTATAACAGCTTCGGCATTGTCCGGATGACACGGGCAGCACGTAAGCGAAACTACGATATCATGCATGCCAACGATTTAAATACATTACCGCAAGCGATTTTGGCGGCGAAAGGTGCGAAAATCGTCTACGATTCGCATGAAGTCCAGACGGATCGGACGGGATATGGAAGAGGACAAGGCGGATTGGAACGTCACTTATTACGATTTGTGGATCGGACGATGGTTGAAAATGAGACACGGGCCGACTATCACGAAGCACTTTATGGAGAGCGTCCGGCCGTGTTGCACAATTATCCGTTCTATCAAGAAACGGTACCAGAAGCACGCCCGCTACATGAAGAACTTGGGATTGAAGAAAAAGAACCGATTTTATTGTATCAAGGCGGTATTCAGGAAGGACGGGGGCTCGAGCGGTTGATTGCTGCGATGCCTTTGATTCGAAACGGCACACTGCTGTTCATTGGCGACGGGAAAATCAAGTCGGAGCTTCAACGGCTTGCGTCTCAATCCTCAGAACGAGAACGTATTTATTTTATTGATAAGGTGCCGCTTGATCAGTTACCGAGCTATACAGCAGCGGCGACGGTCGGGTTTCAAGTGTTACAAAACGTGTGCTTTAACCATTATTCGGCATCTTCGAATAAGTTATTTGAATACATGTCAGCTCTTGTGCCGGTCGTGGCAGCCGATTTACCGGAAATCCGTCGTGTCGTCGAGGCAGAGGCCGTCGGACTGCTCGTTGACGTTGAATCGCCGCAAGCGATTGCCGCTGCCGTCAATCAAATCGTCGAGGAGGACGGGTTACGCCAGGCGATGAAAGAACGAACAAAGCAGGCACGGCAGAAATACAACTGGGATAAAGAAAAAGACCGATTATTGACTGTCTATCATGAATTAATGAAGTGA
- a CDS encoding glycosyltransferase family 4 protein, translating to MEIKIPITGKFKAWKNRRPLLEVPTKAQTKTGPEMMNVLMICQNFYPEIGSAANRMKNIFKRMEQQGSDVHVLTSEPLYPTAELYTDAMFWDEPSLDAANITRIQPRDLRATTNLWRRLRLFLEQFVLAVREVRQDKKQYSYIYATTPSIFMGLVGVVAKFIKKAPLVLDVRDLWPESLVGVGITKSRLLLAPLYWLEKWMYHRADQIVINSEGFRSYIESKGIAPEKIHYIPNSIEENEWLIKRRKVSEQVRVVYTGNIGLAQDVFLLLDVAERLKEDSKIEFHVVGYGYHKEKFEEHVLKRGLTNIHFMNAMPRWDALKQLAKSDIAFATLVESTAFDTVTPGKIIDYMAMGCAIVGAVSGHAAKVIEEAGAGFVSRERCRETIVGQIRYLAEHPEAREEMGQSGVAYVQTHFDWEQNQERLFEAIRKTNFQVVGVSK from the coding sequence ATGGAAATTAAAATACCGATCACTGGCAAATTCAAAGCTTGGAAAAATCGCCGTCCGTTACTGGAAGTTCCGACGAAAGCTCAAACAAAGACGGGCCCGGAGATGATGAATGTCTTGATGATCTGTCAGAATTTTTATCCTGAAATCGGCAGTGCCGCCAACCGGATGAAAAACATCTTTAAACGGATGGAACAACAAGGCAGTGACGTGCATGTCCTGACATCAGAACCACTGTACCCGACGGCGGAATTGTATACGGATGCGATGTTTTGGGACGAACCAAGTTTGGATGCGGCTAACATTACCCGGATTCAACCACGGGATCTACGGGCGACGACAAACTTATGGCGACGGCTCCGGTTGTTTTTAGAACAGTTTGTCTTGGCGGTCCGGGAAGTACGGCAGGATAAAAAACAGTATAGCTACATCTATGCGACGACGCCTTCCATCTTCATGGGACTGGTTGGAGTCGTTGCCAAGTTCATCAAAAAAGCACCACTCGTGTTAGACGTCCGCGATTTGTGGCCGGAATCATTGGTCGGTGTCGGAATCACGAAGTCACGCTTGCTGCTCGCGCCGCTCTACTGGCTTGAAAAATGGATGTATCATCGAGCCGATCAAATTGTCATCAACAGTGAAGGATTTCGTTCGTATATCGAAAGCAAAGGAATTGCCCCGGAGAAAATTCATTACATTCCGAATTCAATCGAAGAAAACGAATGGTTGATTAAACGGCGGAAAGTATCGGAGCAAGTCCGCGTCGTCTATACCGGAAATATCGGGTTGGCGCAGGACGTATTCTTATTACTTGATGTAGCGGAGCGATTAAAAGAGGATTCAAAAATTGAATTTCATGTCGTCGGATACGGCTATCATAAAGAAAAATTTGAAGAACATGTCTTAAAACGCGGACTGACGAATATTCATTTCATGAATGCGATGCCGAGATGGGACGCGCTGAAACAACTTGCCAAAAGTGATATCGCCTTTGCGACATTAGTCGAGAGTACAGCATTCGATACAGTGACGCCAGGAAAAATCATCGACTATATGGCAATGGGCTGTGCGATTGTCGGAGCCGTTTCAGGACATGCTGCGAAAGTGATTGAAGAGGCCGGAGCAGGATTCGTCTCACGGGAGCGTTGTCGCGAGACAATCGTCGGACAAATCCGTTATCTCGCAGAACATCCGGAAGCGCGTGAAGAAATGGGTCAATCGGGTGTAGCGTATGTCCAGACCCATTTTGACTGGGAACAAAATCAGGAACGATTGTTTGAAGCCATTCGAAAAACCAATTTCCAAGTAGTAGGGGTGAGTAAATGA